A stretch of Salvelinus alpinus chromosome 4, SLU_Salpinus.1, whole genome shotgun sequence DNA encodes these proteins:
- the LOC139574250 gene encoding putative nuclease HARBI1 codes for MKAQNCVFLSALTMACPFVRDVVDEEALVLRRAFRRERVFRDRLDPLAFPDDHLYERYRFSADGIRYLCRLLGPRIKHRTARSHALSVEQMVCVALRFFASGAFLYSVGDAEQLNKATICRTIRSVCLAIKALADVFISFPGHRRLCDIKEEFYRIAGFPNVIGAVDCTHIRIKAPSGAHEADFVNRKSFHSINVQMVCNADCVISNVVAKWPGSVHDSRIFRASEIYQCLSQGEFSGVLLGDRGYGCQPFLLTPFTDPQEAQQAYNHAHARTRARVEMTFGLLKARFHCLHKLRVSPVRACDITVACAVLHNVACLRKERAPRVPPAMDWDNPAIFPDDDSGRLLRDQYVLNYFS; via the exons atgaaggcccaaaattgtgtgttcctttctgctctgacaatggcatgcccattcgtgcgagatgtggtggatgaagaagcacttgtgctgaggagagccttcaggcgagaaagggtcttcagggaccggttggacccactggccttccctgatgaccatctatatgaaagatacaggttttctgcagatggcatcaggtatctatgcagactactgggtcccaggattaagcaccgcactgcacggagccatgcactgagtgtggagcaaatggtttgtgtggccttgcgcttttttgctagtggagccttcctgtactcagtgggggatgcagaacagctgaacaaggccacaatttgccgcacaataaggagtgtgtgtctggctatcaaagcattagcagatgtcttcatctccttccctggccacagaagactctgtgacatcaaagaggagttctataggattgcag gtttccccaatgtcattggtgcagtggactgcacacacataaggataaaagccccctcaggtgcccatgaggccgattttgtgaataggaaatcctttcacagcattaatgttcag atggtctgcaatgctgactgtgtgatcagcaatgttgtggcaaaatggcctggctcagtccatgactccagaatctttcgggcctctgaaatctatcagtgcctatcacaag gtgaattctctggtgtgttgctgggagacagggggtatggctgccagccttttctcctgacacctttcacagacccccaggaagcacagcaggcctacaaccatgcccatgccaggaccagggccagagttgaaatgacctttggcctcctgaaggcacgctttcactgccttcacaaattaagggtcagccctgttagggcatgtgatattactgtggcttgtgctgtcctccacaatgtggcctgcctgaggaaggagagggcccccagagtgccaccagccatggactgggacaatccggcaatcttccctgatgacgacagtggtcggctgctgagggaccaatatgtgttgaattattttagttag